The window CACATCAGGGACAGCCCGGCCGTCTTCCAGGCGGCAAAGCCCGTGCCCGGCCCCGGTCCTGTGGTCAAATGCGTCAGACTTCCCTTACCAAGAGCGAATCCGCCGGCGACCAGACCGACGACCAGAGCGACTTTGAGAATGGTCAGGAAGTTCTGGACGCGCGTGCCGAGTTCCAATCCCCGGGTGTGGAGGAGCGTGAAGGCGAGAATGACGGCGATGGCCAGGGCTTTTTTCCCAACCAAAGAGACCGTCCCTTCGGGCAGCAGCCCGGGAAAGGCCCGGACGAGGTATTCCGTGAATCCGATGGCCGAGGCGGCGATGGGAGCCGAAAAGCCGACGAAGAAGGAAACCCAGCCGCTCAGAAATCCGGGGAGCGGATGATAGATTCTCGATAGAAAGGCATATTCGCCGCCGGCGTGGGGGAGAGCCGCGCCGAGTTCGCCGTAGCTCAAAGCGCCGCAGAGGGCGATCAGTCCGCCGACGGCCCAGAGAAGAAGCATCAAGCCGGGATCCCGGAGATCCCTCATCAGGAGTCCGGAAGTCGTGAAGATCCCGGCGCCGATCATGTTGGCCACGACGATATTGGTCAGAGGGAAAAGGCCCAGCGTTCGCCGCAGGCCGTTTGCGGTTTCGGGAGAGGCGGCCGAAGCCGGGGATGTCGTTTTCATGGCGTCACGTCCCGCTGGAAATATCAGAAACGCCATCATACAGAAAAAATTCGTTTCTGACAAAAGAATTCGAACTTGGCGGGCACTTTACATGTCCCGTCCGAACGGCTAAAATACCGTCAACGCAAATGATTCATGCAGGAGGTATTCATGAAAGGCGATAAGAAGCTCATCGAGGTTTTGAACTCTCTTCTTGCGGACGAGCTGACGGCCATCAATCAGTACATGGTCCATTCAGAAATGTGTGAAGGATGGGGTTACGGCAAGCTTCACAAGGTCATCGAAAAACGGGCCATCGACGAGATGAAGCATGCCGAAAAGCTCATCGGCCGCATCCTATTCCTCGAAGGCATTCCGATCGTCAGCGAACTCAAAAAGCTCCATATCGGGTCCGATATCGAGAAGATGTTCGCCAGCGACCGGGCCTCCGAGTTCGACGCCATCAAAGCTTACAACAAGGCCATCAAGCTGGCCGGAGACGTCGGGGATTTTGCCACGCGCGGCATCCTGGAAGACATCCTCAAGGATGAGGACCAGCATGTCGACGAGATTGAAGAGGTCCAGGATCAGATCGGCCACATGACCCTTCCCATCTTCCTGACTACCCAGGTCGGTTGAGCCTTCGGGAAGACGGCTGCATTTTTTCGGTTCGGCGGTGATGAACCACCCGGGATCGGAAAGCCTGCGGAAAAGGGATGATCATGAAAGATGAACATCCGGAACGGAATGCGTTGATCTGGCCCGCTCTTTTCTGGGGCGGTGCCTGGGGTCTTTTCGAGGCGACCTTCGGTCATGTCCTGCATATGGCCCGCATCCCGGGACTGCCCGCTCTCATCATGTTTCCGATCGGCGCGGCCCTCATGATGCGGGCCTGGCGTGAGACCGGCCGCCTGCAGGCGATTCTGATCTGCGGGGCGGCGGCCGCCTCCGTGAAGCTCGGCGGCCTGCTGATTCCCGCCGTCGATGTCTTTGCGGTCGTCAACCCGGCCCGGGCCATCCTCCTCCAATCCCTGGCTTTCGCCGGTATCACCGCGGTGGCCGGGAATCGTCGCTTTTCCCTGCCGTTTTCCGCTTTCGTTGCGGTGTCCCTTTCCTGGCGGTTGTTTTATGCCGGGCTGGCCCTGGCCGAGGGCCGGTGGTGGGGATTCGCCAACATTTCCGATTCGACTCTTTCAATCCCGGTTTTTGTTCTTGCCGCAGGGATTGCGGGCGCCGTTCCGGCTTTTGCGGCATGCGAAATCCTTTCTCCGGGCAAACAGGCTTTTCGTCCGGCCGTCCGCAAAAGCCCGGCGGTCGCCCTCGCTCTGGTAGCGGCCGCGCTGGCCGCGGAATTTTTGATTTGAAGCGTCACATTGATTTTGCCCCCATGAGCCGGCGGAGTTTCCTCCGCTGGAGCGCCCTTGTCGGTTCCTCCGCGGTCGCCGTGAAAGGCGCCTCGGCTTCGAAGAGATTGTTTGTTCCCGCTTCCGCCGAGATCCCGGTCGGCGGGTCCTCGACCGAACGCATGATCCGGGTCGGCTGTCCCTCCCACAACTGCGGCGGGCGCTGTCTTCTCCGGGTCACCGTGAAAGACGGCGTCATTGTCCGAATCGATGGTGACGACAGGCCATACGACGGGGTTGACGATCCCCAACTCAGACCCTGCATCCGGGGCCGGGCCTACCGGCGCCGCCAATATCATCCGGACCGGCTTAAATACCCCCTGCGCCGCATCGGCAAACGCGGCGAGGGGAAATTCGAACGGGTGTCCTGGGACGAGACGCTGGACCTTATGGCCTCCGAACTCCGGCGAATCCGGGACGCTTATGGGAACGAAGCCCTTTATGTGCCCTACGGGACGGGAAGCTACAACCAGACGAACGGCCGCCAGACGGCCCAGCGGCTCCTCAATCTTTTCGGCGGCTGCCTGGGGTTTTACAACAGTTACTCCTGGGCCTGCATCTCCGCCGCGACGCCCTATGTTTACGGAACGTCCGTCACCGGCAACCAGCGCCAGGACTGGCTGAACTCGCGCTACATCCTGATGTGGGGCTGGAACCCCGCCGAGATGCGCGACGGAACGAACACGGAGTACATTCTCAGGAAAGCGCGCGAAAAGGGAGCCCGGACGGTCTGCATCGATCCGCGCATGACCCTGAGCGCCGTCTCCCTGGCCGACGAATGGATCCCGATCCGCCCGGGAACGGATGCGGCCATGATGTCGGCCATGGCCCATGTCATGATCGAGGAAAATCTGGTCGACGCGGCGTTCATCAAAACCCACTGCGTCGGCTTCGATGCCGAAACCCTGCCTGAAGGCGCGGAGGGCGCCGAAAGTTACAAGGACTACATCCTGGGGACGCGCGACGGCGTTCCCAAGACGCCCGACTGGGCGGAGCCGCTGACGGGGATACCTCGGGCGACCATCGCCCGCATCGCCCGTGAATACGCCACGATCAAGCCGGGCGTTCTCTACCAGGGCTATGGGATGCAGCGGCGAGCCTACGGCGAGCAGGTCGTCCGGGCCGGTTGTGTTCTGGCCGCGATCACGGGGAACGTCGGCATCTCCGGCGGATGGGCGAGCGGCATCGCGCTTCAGGCCCCCGACGGCGGCCCGTTCTGGCTGGTTTTTCCGACCGGGCGCAACCCCGTTCGGGCCATGATCCCGTCCTACCTCTGGACCGAAGCGGTTTTGCGCGGCAAAGGCATGGGCCCCGAGGACGGTCTTCGCGGCGCCGAGCGTCTGGAGACCGACATCAAGCTCATTTATGCCGTGGCCTCGAACGCCATCGTCAACCAGCACGGCAACGTCAACCGGACGGCCGAGATCCTGAAGGACGAAAGCCGCGTGGAATTCCTGGCCGTCCAGGACAATTTTCTGACTCCGACGGCCCGTTTCGCCGACCTCGTCCTTCCGGTTTGCACCCAATTCGAAACCTGGGGGCTTGAGGACGGTTGGAAATACGGCGACGAGGTCATTCTGATGCCCCGGATCGTCGATCCGCCCTTCGAGACGAAAAGCGACTATGCCATCTGCGCCGGGATCGCCGAGCGCCTGGGTTTTGGTGAAGCCTACACCGAGGGCCGGACGGAAAAAGACTGGATCCGCTGGTCTTTGGACTATTACCGGAAAACGCGGTTTCCGGGCCTGCCGAGCCTGGAAGAGTTCGAGGAGAAAAATCTCGGCGTTTACTCCGTCCCCGTCACCAAGCCCGCCGTCGCTTTCGAGGCTTTCCGGAAGGACCCCGTCAAGCATCCCCTGCCGACGCCGTCCGGGAAAATCGAGATCTTCTCGAAACGCCTTCACGACATGAATCAACCGGACGAAATCCCGGCCGTTCCCAAGTATATTCAGGAATGGGAAAGTCCCTTCGGTCCCGAAGCGGAAAAATATCCGTTGTCGGCCGTCGGCCACCACTATCTCTCGCGCGTCCATTCCACCATGGAGAACTTGGACTGGCT of the Acidobacteriota bacterium genome contains:
- the bfr gene encoding bacterioferritin produces the protein MKGDKKLIEVLNSLLADELTAINQYMVHSEMCEGWGYGKLHKVIEKRAIDEMKHAEKLIGRILFLEGIPIVSELKKLHIGSDIEKMFASDRASEFDAIKAYNKAIKLAGDVGDFATRGILEDILKDEDQHVDEIEEVQDQIGHMTLPIFLTTQVG
- a CDS encoding DMSO/selenate family reductase complex A subunit, whose translation is MKRHIDFAPMSRRSFLRWSALVGSSAVAVKGASASKRLFVPASAEIPVGGSSTERMIRVGCPSHNCGGRCLLRVTVKDGVIVRIDGDDRPYDGVDDPQLRPCIRGRAYRRRQYHPDRLKYPLRRIGKRGEGKFERVSWDETLDLMASELRRIRDAYGNEALYVPYGTGSYNQTNGRQTAQRLLNLFGGCLGFYNSYSWACISAATPYVYGTSVTGNQRQDWLNSRYILMWGWNPAEMRDGTNTEYILRKAREKGARTVCIDPRMTLSAVSLADEWIPIRPGTDAAMMSAMAHVMIEENLVDAAFIKTHCVGFDAETLPEGAEGAESYKDYILGTRDGVPKTPDWAEPLTGIPRATIARIAREYATIKPGVLYQGYGMQRRAYGEQVVRAGCVLAAITGNVGISGGWASGIALQAPDGGPFWLVFPTGRNPVRAMIPSYLWTEAVLRGKGMGPEDGLRGAERLETDIKLIYAVASNAIVNQHGNVNRTAEILKDESRVEFLAVQDNFLTPTARFADLVLPVCTQFETWGLEDGWKYGDEVILMPRIVDPPFETKSDYAICAGIAERLGFGEAYTEGRTEKDWIRWSLDYYRKTRFPGLPSLEEFEEKNLGVYSVPVTKPAVAFEAFRKDPVKHPLPTPSGKIEIFSKRLHDMNQPDEIPAVPKYIQEWESPFGPEAEKYPLSAVGHHYLSRVHSTMENLDWLEEAFPQRLFINPLDAAPRKISNGDPVRVYNDRGAVVLPCRITPRIMPGVVAIPQGAWWTPGPDGVDRRGSVNVLSSERWTPLAFGNAQHTIMVQVEKAEKT